One genomic region from Magallana gigas chromosome 3, xbMagGiga1.1, whole genome shotgun sequence encodes:
- the LOC117692679 gene encoding fer-related kinase 1-like produces MATSIIFAQDIVRCYLCENPGDHLCRLCQLTLCLECTPKHLSDKGTTHEIVGLISQTSTDIETRVECVKHGKSVCEIYCNDCLIPICAKCVIDKHKQHTLISLDEFLERKKGDILNDIQEMESTVLPEFQKEKVEEYEEDFDKTMRNICVQEDLICQAVKNAGNDLRAKASKHKAGNLEKANQNANMEKEMSMLIQNARALLKRNDPKEILTFKGLNCKVYPCPVVLKKKALSLRHAAIDEKVLSSLFGTLLDTEEKIVLRRGENLNLQTWFHGFITREEANQLLKKNGDFLVFEKIKDTKKDCFVLSTFQNGCPNHIKVFDLPKIEISMDHEPTLVELIEHLQCTEEQIFSNGTRMKLRFPIDRSHYQLDYDKIALGQKIGTNNNCLDLHKGKFGDHASLVIHGEERENQIFINVELLRHLVHPNIVRLKGYSALQKPVLLLLHYMPDSLLHYLREKGESISTKQRIRMCLHVANGMAYLHQEKYIHRDLAARNCLVTDEGFVKICGFSMTEKGEVYSYDRSETLPVKWTAPEAFISGNFILLSDVWSFGILMWEIFSSGTEPYLGMSGKETKDKVTEGYRMEAPKNTPKACYNIMMNCWEERPAYRSHFEDLVIKLRQLL; encoded by the exons ATGGCGACATCTATCATATTTGCACAAGATATAGTTCGTTGTTATCTATGTGAAAATCCTGGTGACCACCTCTGTCGACTTTGTCAGTTAACACTGTGTCTGGAATGTACACCAAAACATTTATCCGATAAAGGGACCACACATGAAATTGTAGGCTTGATTTCGCAGACATCAACCGACATTGAGACACGCGTTGAATGTGTGAAACATGGCAAATCTGTTTGTGAGATTTACTGCAATGACTGCCTCATTCCCATTTGTGCCAAATGTGTCATTGATAAACATAAACAACACACTCTCATATCATTAGACGAATTTCTAGAAAGGAAAAAAGGAGACATTTTGAACGACATCCAAGAAATGGAAAGCACGGTTTTGCCGGAATTTCAAAAAGAGAAAGTGGAGGAATACGAAGAGGACTTTGACAAAACGATGAGAAACATTTGCGTTCAGGAGGATTTAATTTGCCAAGCTGTAAAGAACGCTGGCAATGACTTAAGAGCCAAAGCATCAAAACACAAGGCAGGCAATTTAGAAAAGGCAAATCAAAATGCTAATATGGAGAAAGAGATGTCCATGCTCATTCAAAATGCCCGAGCATTACTCAAAAGAAACGATCCAAAagaaatcttaacttttaaagGATTAAATTGCAAGGTTTACCCATGTCCTgtggttttaaaaaagaaagcatTGTCTTTACGACATGCAGCAATCGACGAAAAAGTTTTATCATCCTTGTTTGGCACACTTCTCGACACAGAAGAGAAG ATTGTATTACGTAGAGGAGAAAACCTTAACCTACAAACCTGGTTTCATGGGTTTATTACAAGAGAAGAAGCAAATCAACTTCTGAAGAAAAATGGAGATTTCcttgtatttgaaaaaataaaagacacAAAGAAAGACTGTTTTGTTCTTTCAACGTTTCAAAATGGCTGTCCAAATCACATAAAGGTTTTCGATTTGCCTAAAATAGAA attaGTATGGACCATGAACCCACTTTGGTTGAGTTAATTGAGCATCTACAGTGCACAGAAGAACAGATCTTTTCTAATGGCACTCGCATGAAATTAAGATTCCCCATAGATAGAAGTCATTATCAACTTGACTACGATAAAATTGCACTGGGCCAAAAGATTGGGACT AATAATAATTGCCTAGATTTACACAAAGGAAAATTTGGTGACCATGCATCTTTAGTTATACATGGCGAGGAAAGGGAAAACCAAATATTCATAAACGTCGAGCTTCTGCGCCATCTGGTCCATCCAAATATAGTACGGCTGAAGGGGTATTCAGCTCTACAGAAGCCAGTACTGCTGCTGTTACATTATATGCCTG ACTCGCTGCTGCATTATCTGAGAGAGAAGGGTGAATCAATatcaacaaaacaaagaatacgCATGTGTCTTCATGTGGCAAACGGAATGGCTTATTTACATCAGGAAAAATACATTCATAG GGATTTAGCAGCAAGGAACTGTTTGGTAACTGATGAGGGTTTTGTCAAAATCTGTGGATTCTCGATGACAGAAAAGGGAGAGGTTTATTCTTACGATAGGTCGGAAACTTTACCGGTGAAGTGGACAGCCCCAGAAGCTTTCATTTCAG GGAATTTTATATTGTTGAGTGATGTCTGGAGTTTTGGAATCCTGATGTGGGAGATATTTTCGTCAGGAACTGAACCTTATCTAGGAATGAGTGGCAAGGAGACTAAAGATAAAGTAACAGAAG GCTACAGAATGGAAGCACCGAAAAATACACCAAAGGCTTGTTACAATATAATGATGAATTGTTGGGAAGAACGGCCTGCATATCGGAGCCACTTTGAAGATCTCGTAATAAAACTGCGGCAATTACTTTAA